In Clupea harengus chromosome 13, Ch_v2.0.2, whole genome shotgun sequence, one DNA window encodes the following:
- the LOC116223148 gene encoding uncharacterized protein LOC116223148, whose translation MSGHTETPQLLMSVKEEIKEEEFDDFLQEYLSAIPKVEEKPGLEADCKTEIYTSPILTHKEDEYSPVEIKQEETSDLREYGHHDSTPTDLYMSLNLCLHLQCSLRRSKDPF comes from the exons atgtcaGGACATACTGAAACACCACAactgctcatgtcagtgaaggaaGAGATCAAAGAAGaggaatttgatgatttcctgcagGAGTATCTTTCTGCAATTCcgaaagtggaagaaaagcctggactggaagctgactgtaagactgaaatatacacatcaCCAATCTTGACCCACAAAGAAGATGAGTATTCACCAGTGGAAATTAAACAGGAGGAAACATCTGATTTGAGAGAATATGGTCACCATGACTCTACTCCTACAG ATCTCTACATGTCTCTGAATCTCTGCTTACATTTACAGTGCAGTCT gagacgttcaaaggatccattcTAG